The sequence TGTCATTTTAGCATACTGGGCAGCTCCGGCTCCATTTCTTCCAAAGAGGGTGTCGTTTTGGACATGGTTGAAAACAAGAGTGTCATTTTTAACAAGATAGATGGAACCGGCATCAGCATTGGCAAGTTTACGGGACTCGAAAAGGATTCGATCAAGAATCATATCCATCCCTTTGAGTTGATTGAGGGAACGAATAATTTCAAGAACAGAGTTGACAGTATTGGTATCTGGTCGCGTTGTTGTTTCCATATCACACCCCTGTCTTTTTTTTATTTTGAAGTCAGTGCCCAGACTCCCTCCCATTGCGGTGGCGGATTCTCCTGAAGAACTTTACATTTGTTAAGATATTTTATAGCCGATGGGTCTTCGTCTACTATTGTATTGAATTGAATCACAGCGGATTCAAAATTTCCAATATAAAAATTCTGGAGAGCTTTTGAGAAAGTTTCTAGAGTTTTTTTCTTTTTCTGATATTCAGAAGGTAAGAAGGGTTCATAAACTCGAATTGGAATTTTCTTTCCAACAACGGTTAAATTTGCAAGTTCCCGACAGAAGAAGGTGTTGTTTAAGAGTTTATAGGTGGATTCGGAAATCATTGTATAGCTGTCAAATTGCTTGTTGGCGCCCTCAAGCCTTGCAGCAAGATTAACAGCGTCACCGAGCATGGAGTAGTCGAAACGATTTGTTGAGCCAAGATTCCCGACAACTGCTGAGCCCGAATTAATGCCGATGCGCATATGCATTTCATGGCCACATTGTTTTAGAAACAGTGGGCGCAATTCCTTCAGTCGCTTTTGACAACGTAATGCGGCAGATACTGCCCGTACCGCATGATCAGGAGTTTCTAAGGGTGCGTTCCAAAAAGCTATTATGGCATCACCTTCGTACTTATCAATCGTTCCCTCTTCCTCAAGGATTATATCTGTCATAGCCGAGAGGTAGTCGTTCAAAAGCTCGATCAGTTGATCAGGTTCGAGATTTTCAGAGATAGAGGTGAATCCTTCAAGGTCTGAAAAGAAAATAGTCAATTCCTTACGATCCCCCCCGAGTTGCAATCTGTCAGGATCTTCTATGAGTTGTTCGATAACATATGGGCTTAGATAATGGGCAAATGAATGTTTGATAAAACGCCGTTTTCTCCCTTCCTGCATATAACTGATCAAAAAGCTGAGAATGATGGTTCCTCCCACGGAGCATTCAAAAGGAAGTATTTCAAAACGAAATCCGATGAAAAAGAGAAAAAAAGACAGAGCAGGCGGAATGAGAAGAAAGAACAATGCAATGATCGTCATATATATCGGACTTGAAAAATAAGCGAGAAGGAGACCAAGGAGAATGGTACTGAAACTCAAAACAAGGATTTTGAGATTTTGACTTAGAGGGCTGATAAAATCATTGTTCAGGAGATTGTCGAGAAAAGTTGCATTGATTTCTACCCCGGAGAAAATAGCACCTACCGGGGTTGGGCGAAGATCAAAAAGACCTGGTGCGGAAAAGCCAAAGAGTACATATTTTTTCCTTAGTTGTCGATTGATTGCAGGATCTGTGTGTTCGCCATCTCTGTAGAGCATTTCATCTTTAATAAGAGTTGCGGCACTTATGCGGGTGTAGATCCCTGGCGGACCCCGGAAACGAACCAGGGCCTGCCCGGATATGTTCATCGGGATCACAGCATCACCAACGCTGAGATGCTGATTCAGAAGAGAAACTTCCGTATCGGGATGAG comes from Desulfocapsa sulfexigens DSM 10523 and encodes:
- a CDS encoding CHASE2 domain-containing protein, encoding MKNKRRNRLFQAFGAAGVSILLAIAIWQSGMLTAWENKVWDTQSMMLASPSPRSEDITIVLVDQQSLEWAQKNMGISWPWPRELYGAILDTINRHQARGIGFDVLFTESSSFGVSDDTALGTAIAKSKNFAAGSIFPGNIHGKLSTWPDDIPLPSLATTATLVKKTDNTPSYNFLTMPIPEVAQNAAVLCNVHHDPDQDGIYRSLHPLVFAVGIPLPSLGLGLYLAAHPDTEVSLLNQHLSVGDAVIPMNISGQALVRFRGPPGIYTRISAATLIKDEMLYRDGEHTDPAINRQLRKKYVLFGFSAPGLFDLRPTPVGAIFSGVEINATFLDNLLNNDFISPLSQNLKILVLSFSTILLGLLLAYFSSPIYMTIIALFFLLIPPALSFFLFFIGFRFEILPFECSVGGTIILSFLISYMQEGRKRRFIKHSFAHYLSPYVIEQLIEDPDRLQLGGDRKELTIFFSDLEGFTSISENLEPDQLIELLNDYLSAMTDIILEEEGTIDKYEGDAIIAFWNAPLETPDHAVRAVSAALRCQKRLKELRPLFLKQCGHEMHMRIGINSGSAVVGNLGSTNRFDYSMLGDAVNLAARLEGANKQFDSYTMISESTYKLLNNTFFCRELANLTVVGKKIPIRVYEPFLPSEYQKKKKTLETFSKALQNFYIGNFESAVIQFNTIVDEDPSAIKYLNKCKVLQENPPPQWEGVWALTSK